The following are encoded in a window of Amaranthus tricolor cultivar Red isolate AtriRed21 chromosome 2, ASM2621246v1, whole genome shotgun sequence genomic DNA:
- the LOC130805608 gene encoding uncharacterized protein LOC130805608 codes for MRRREAIFDAKASKHKDPTKEQEHEGTGDCSSALNDHETRKISKDTLDTTKRDLQRLKEAEESQSITKTNIMNPNKATECKNRTTGDSDDQRTLLTSLSPNQDDLEQGEGISDISLHGPSHRGPRTKCLIVFEFLCKLVPRRFIFGRRIHRFSSKPIFSGNHTRQGIILLALSFCRRANSRKGQRRVYQKDILKNWSFVLGYFEEEIWRRLRNERIGDLCISIPTTFAIHYTILFVSGHDLFSEFSDFSCSIFEKLGIILCWLSSCCDLETMERDDRFEAIEDKLDRLFAHLGIDNQNNRPPIPNPNCRPYEDRTIKIDIPEFDGISHDPSKYLEWERRMGEYFEFKETPPNQQFKIAKIKLTKSAAVWLESVQKQRFREERNRISTWDKLRKQMKRRYVPATYKQQLIVQLYAMKQGTRSVEDYLNEWERLYHLCDLHEPEENKVGKFIAGLREEFRERLMNTPDLTLQLATSIAMEIERQHKAANPQMRNNRTYTPRNTSAVTMPRKELPPSGPKPTTPRTESNTKPQDIICFKCNGRGHYKRDCPNARAFTMKEWIDIRQNTNPKRLLVLKNGQEEELDPPSLSDGDGTFITDEQGNWHPFEGDSEEEGEGELEKIPPEEEHLSLIIRRSFHNTPLTRKSDQRENIFQTKCKIQGKVCDLIIDSGSEANCVSKQLVEELHLKTKAHPNPYKMKWLDTKASGSVKHQCPVVLTLGTYEDEVLCNVLDMDACHLLLGRPWQYDKRAIHNGYDNTYTIRHNGKRKEFLPLPPHRAVPPKPSKEHVQLMNRKECEREVQGTEELYLLVTKEVQDPTPIPAEMARLLEQYKDVFPTELPPGLPPFRGVEHQIDLLPGASLPNKPAYRTNPKEAQELQRQVEDLMKRGYVRESLSPCAVPTLLVPKKDGTWRMCIDSRSVNNITIKYRFPIPRIDDILDELGGSQWFSKVDLRSGYHQIRMKTGDEWKTAFKTKYGLYEWLVMPFGLTGAPSTFMRLMNDILRPFLGKFIVVYLDDILIYSKDIAAHLDHLQQLFEVLRKQRLYAKLEKCNFLLPEVSFLGYIVGREGVKVDPTKIQAIQDWPIPTTLTQIRSFHGLASFYRRFIRDFSSVMAPITECTKQGKFNWTPKAQQAFETLKSMMCSAPILKLPDFTKPFELECDASGMGIGAVLVQEGRPVAFFSEKLNNSRLNYSTYDKEFYAIIRALDHWSHYLRIQPFILHTDHESLKHINSQHKLSSRHARWVEFMQTFDFSAKYKVGKTNIIADALSRKYSMLGILSAKVLGFEFIKEQYQTCPDFANIYESCETTPQGLFSIHQGYLFKGNKLCIPKLPLRTVLVKEVHEGSIAGHFGIQKTLDMLAKHFYWPRMLGTVGKHILRCETCLKAKVTFHKGEYLPLPVAHKPWEHISMDFMVALPKTRRGKDAIMVVVDRFSKMSHFIACTKTDDAQHIAKLYFAEIVRLHGIPKSIVSDRDSKFLSHFWKTLWRMLGTKLLFSTAYHPQTDGQTEVTNRTLGTLLRSLVTTNVREWDLKLCYAEFAFNRSPSRATKHTPFECVYGTNPLLPISLIDLPICDSKTEEAADLIKQMEEIHKQVHANLEETNRKYKKQADKHLRARQPIQEGDQVWVYLRKKRFPHLRKNKLQPRAIGPYQVSRKIGSNAFEIQLPADFNISPIFNIGDLTLHQPVQELRTILPQEGGVDAKASKHKDPTKEQEHEGTGDCSSAPNDHETRKISKDTLDTTKRDLQRLKEAEESQSITKTNIMNPNKATECKNRTTGDSDDQRTLLTSLSPNQDDLEQGEGISDISLHGPSHRGPRVLLTNHQEDLRIG; via the exons ggaagcaatatttGATGCAAAGGCATCAAAGCACAAGGATCCAACAAAGGAACAGGAACATGAAGGTACTGGTGACTGTTCCTCTGCACTAAATGACCATGAAACAAGGAAAATCAGCAAAGACACCTTGGACACGACAAAAAGGGATCTACAAAGACTTAAGGAAGCTGAGGAAAGCCAAAGCATCACAAAAACAAACATCATGAACCCAAACAAGGCCACAGAATGCAAGAACAGAACAACAGGTGATTCTGACGACCAGCGGACCTTGCTGACATCTCTGAGCCCAAACCAGGATGACCTGGAACAAGGTGAAGGCATCAGTGACATCTCCTTACATGGGCCAAGCCATAGAGGCCCTAGG ACAAagtgtttgattgtttttgagtttctttgcaaacttgttccaaGGAGGTTCATCTTTGGCCGGAGAATTCATAGGTTTTCAAGCAAACCTATATTCTCAGGGAATCACACAAGGCAAGGAATCATCCTCCTTGCTTTGAGTTTCTGTAGAAG agccaattcaCGTAAGGGACAAAGAAGAGTATATCAGAAGGACATTTTGAAGAACTGGTCATTTGTTCTGGGTTATTTTGAAGAGGAAATCTGGAGGCGATTACGAAACGAAAGAATTGGAGATTTGTGCATTTCCATTCCTACAAC ATTTGCAATTCATTACACCATTCTTTTTGTATCTGGACACGATTTGTTCTCTGAATTTAGCGATTTTTCTTGTTCGATATTTGAGAAACTTGGGATTATTCTGTGCTGGTTATCTAGCTGTTGTGACTTAGAGACCATGGAAAGGGATGATAGATTTGAAGCTATTGAGGATAAATTGGATAGGTTGTTCGCACATTTAGGGATCGATAATCAGAACAACAGACCACCAATACCAAACCCTAATTGTCGACCATATGAGGATCGGACCATTAAAATCGATATTCCTGAATTTGATGGCATATCACATGACCCCTCtaagtacttggaatgggagagaAGAATGGGAGAATACTTTGAATTTAAAGAAACACCCCCAAACCAACAATTTAAGATCGCCAAGATCAAACTAACCAAATCAGCCGCAGTTTGGTTAGAAAGCGTTCAAAAACAAAGATTTAGGGAAGAAAGGAATAGGATTAGCACTTGGGACAAACTTAGGAAGCAAATGAAGAGGAGATATGTCCCAGCCACGTACAAGCAGCAACTGATTGTACAGTTGTATGCTATGAAGCAGGGAACTAGGTCAGTAGAGGACTACCTGAATGAATGGGAGAGATTGTATCACCTTTGTGACCTTCATGAACCAGAGGAAAATAAAGTAGGAAAGTTTATAGCTGGATTAAGGGAAGAATTTAGGGAAAGATTGATGAATACACCTGACCTTACACTACAACTTGCTACATCTATAGCCATGGAGATTGAGAGACAACACAAGGCAGCAAACCCCCAAATGAGGAACAACAGGACCTATACCCCAAGGAACACTAGTGCTGTGACCATGCCTAGGAAGGAGTTACCACCCTCTGGACCTAAACCTACTACCCCCAGAACAGAGTCAAACACCAAGCCACAGGACATCATTTGTTTTAAATGCAATGGGAGGGGACACTATAAGAGGGATTGTCCCAATGCAAGGGCGTTTACCATGAAAGAATGGATTGACATTAGGCAAAACACTAACCCTAAGAGACTCCTGGTGTTAAAGAATGGGCAAGAGGAAGAATTAGACCCTCCCAGCCTAAGTGATGGTGATGGTACATTTATAACAGATGAGCAGGGAAACTGGCACCCTTTTGAAGGAGATTCTGAGGAGGAAGGAGAGGGAGAGCTGGAAAAAATTCCCCCTGAGGAAGAGCACTTGAGCCTCATTATTAGACGGAGCTTTCACAACACACCCTTGACTAGAAAATCTGACCAAAGAGAAAATATCTTCCAAACAAAGTGCAAAATACAGGGGAAAGtatgtgatttgattattgatagtggAAGTGAGGCAAACTGTGTCAGTAAGCAGTTGGTGGAGGAGTTACACCTAAAGACTAAGGCTCACCCCAATCCTTAtaaaatgaaatggttagacaccAAGGCTAGTGGTTCAGTAAAACATCAGTGCCCAGTAGTCTTGACTTTGGGAACATATGAGGATGAAGTTTTGTGTAATGTCCTAGATATGGATGCATGCCACCTCTTGCTAGGAAGACCCTGGCAATATGACAAGAGAGCCATACACAATGGTTATGACAACACTTACACTATTAGACATAATGGGAAGAGGAAAGAATTTTTACCCCTGCCCCCACACAGAGCAGTGCCACCTAAGCCCTCTAAGGAACATGTGCAGTTGATGAATAGAAAAGAGTGTGAAAGGGAAGTGCAGGGAACAGAAGAGCTGTATTTGTTAGTCACCAAGGAAGTGCAAGATCCCACACCTATACCTGCTGAAATGGCTAGACTATTAGAACAATATAAGGATGTGTTTCCCACTGAGCTACCACCTGGATTACCACCATTCAGGGGGGTGGAACACCAAATTGACTTACTACCGGGGGCTAGTCTTCCTAACAAGCCTGCTTATAGGACTAATCCCAAAGAGGCCCAAGAATTACAGAGACAGGTAGAGGATTTGATGAAGAGGGGCTATGTCAGGGAGAGTTTGAGTCCTTGTGCTGTACCCACTCTGCTTGTGCCTAAGAAGGATGGCACATGGAGAATGTGTATTGATAGTCGTAGTGTaaacaacataaccatcaagTATAGGTTCCCTATACCTAGGATTGATGACATATTGGATGAGTTAGGGGGTTCTCAATGGTTTAGCAAGGTGGATCTCAGGAGTGGATACCACCAAATCAGGATGAAAacaggggatgaatggaaaacagcCTTCAAAACCAAGTATGGGCTGTATGAGTGGCTtgttatgccctttggtttgaCAGGTGCCCCTAGCACCTTTATGCGCCTGATGAATGATATTTTGAGACCTTTCCTAGGGAAGTTTATAGTTGTTTACCTAGATGACATACTCATCTACAGCAAGGACATAGCAGCCCACCTAGACCACCTCCAACAACTATTTGAGGTTCTGAGAAAACAGAGGTTGTATGCAAAGCTTGAAAAATGTAATTTCTTACTTCCTGAAGTTAGTTTTTTAGGGTACATTGTGGGTAGGGAGGGAGTCAAGGTAGACCCAACTAAAATCCAAGCAATACAGGATTGGCCTATACCCACAACCCTCACACAAATTAGGTCTTTTCATGGGCTGGCCTCCTTCTACAGGAGGTTTATCAGGGACTTCAGCTCTGTTATGGCACCCATAACAGAGTGCACAAAACAGGGGAAGTTTAACTGGACACCCAAGGCACAGCAGGCCTTTGAAACCCTTAAAAGTATGATGTGTAGTGCTCCCATTCTCAAGCTACCTGATTTCACTAAACCCTTTGAGTTAGAGTGTGATGCCAGTGGTATGGGGATTGGGGCAGTGCTTGTTCAAGAAGGTAGACCAGTGGCGTTTTTCAGTGAAAAGCTTAACAATAGTAGGCTTAATTACTCCACCTATGACAAGGAGTTCTATGCTATCATAAGAGCTTTAGACCATTGGTCTCATTACTTAAGGATTCAACCTTTCATCTTGCATACTGACCATGAATCTTTGAAACATATAAACAGCCAACACAAGTTGAGTAGTAGGCATGCTAGGTGGGTGGAATTCATGCAAACCTTTGACTTTTCAGCTAAGTACAAGGTAGGCAAAACCAACATCATTGCTGATGCTCTTAGCAGAAAATACAGTATGCTGGGTATATTAAGTGccaaggttttgggttttgaatttaTCAAGGAACAATACCAGACCTGCCCTGACTTTGCTAACATATATGAATCATGTGAAACCACACCACAGGGGTTGTTTAGTATTCATCAGGGCTATTTGTTTAAGGGAAACAAACTTTGCATTCCTAAACTACCACTGAGAACAGTGTTGGTAAAGGAGGTGCATGAGGGTAGCATAGCTGGCCATTTTGGCATTCAGAAGACCCTTGACATGCTTGCCAAGCATTTTTATTGGCCAAGAATGCTTGGTACAGTAGGCAAACACATACTTAGGTGTGAGACTTGTTTAAAGGCTAAAGTGACTTTTCACAAAGGAGAGTATCTTCCCTTGCCTGTAGCTCACAAACCATGGGAACACATAAGCATGGATTTCATGGTAGCCCTACCCAAAACAAGGAGGGGAAAGGATGCTATTATGGTAGTGGTAGATAGGTTTTCAAAAATGTCACATTTCATAGCTTGCACTAAAACTGATGATGCACAGCATATAGCCAAACTATACTTTGCTGAAATAGTTAGATTGCATGGCATACCCAAGTCCATTGTCTCTGACAGGGATAGCAAATTTTTGAGTCATTTTTGGAAGACCTTGTGGAGGATGTTGGGCACTAAGCTATTGTTTAGTACAGCATATCACCCTCAGactgatggtcaaacagaggtgACCAACAGAACCTTGGGTACTCTGTTAAGGTCATTAGTGACTACTAATGTTAGGGAATGGGATTTGAAATTGTGCTATGCTGAATTTGCTTTTAACAGATCACCAAGTCGTGCCACCAAACATACTCCATTTGAATGTGTGTATGGCACTAACCCATTACTTCCTATATCTCTGATTGACTTGCCTATATGTGACAGCAAAACAGAGGAAGCTGCAGATTTAATCAAGCAAATGGAAGAGATTCACAAGCAAGTCCATGCAAACCTGGAAGAGACCAACAGGAAATACAAGAAACAAGCTGACAAACACCTGAGAGCAAGGCAACCAATCCAGGAAGGTGATCAAGTATGGGTCTACTTAAGAAAAAAACGTTTCCCACACCTCAGAAAAAACAAGTTGCAGCCCAGAGCCATAGGCCCTTATCAAGTGTCAAGGAAAATTGGGAGCAATGCCTTTGAGATCCAGCTGCCTGCAGACTTCAACATCTCTCCTATCTTCAACATAGGAGACCTGACACTGCATCAACCAgtccaagaattgaggacaattctcccCCAAGAGGGAGGAGTTGATGCAAAGGCATCAAAGCACAAGGATCCAACAAAGGAACAGGAACATGAAGGTACTGGTGACTGTTCCTCTGCACCAAATGACCATGAAACAAGGAAAATCAGCAAAGACACCTTGGACACGACAAAAAGGGATCTACAAAGACTTAAGGAAGCTGAGGAAAGCCAAAGCATCACAAAAACAAACATCATGAACCCAAACAAGGCCACAGAATGCAAGAACAGAACAACAGGTGATTCTGACGACCAGCGGACCTTGCTGACATCTCTGAGCCCAAACCAGGATGACCTGGAACAAGGTGAAGGCATCAGTGACATCTCCTTACATGGGCCAAGCCATAGAGGCCCTAGGGTTCTGCTAACAAACCACCAGGAAGACCTTAGGATAGGCTGA